In Vigna unguiculata cultivar IT97K-499-35 chromosome 3, ASM411807v1, whole genome shotgun sequence, a single genomic region encodes these proteins:
- the LOC114175201 gene encoding uncharacterized protein LOC114175201: MKLDQIFNSYDYEDDDKVLMASLVFEGYAMNWWNQITMDIARRRRLPISTWEQLKVSMKEKCVPPYYKKQIFNKLQRLTQENKSVEEYVQEMEVTLMKAEVEETHMATMARFLNGLNREIQDVVKMHHYETLEDLIHQATKVEQQLKRRSAYRKSSTSWRDTEKYKKEEATSTIPKSKEKESSNGKVTSQASNNDSSRSSAIKCFKCLGRGHIAIECPNKRTMMLLANGEYISEHSAGESSESSSSDEEENECEVPPVEGDLLMVRRLLGSMNKEEDETQRRNIFHSRCMVKGKVCSLIIDGGSCTNVTSKRLVEKLGLVTSMHPSPYTLQWLSKDGELVVDKQVNIAFSIGKYVNEVVCDVVPMEASHLLLGRPWQYDRKYDDVFPKDIPHGLPPKRGTEYNMDLIQGASLPNRLTYRSNTEETKEIQKHEAQLMDKGSIQESLSPCAILVIPEKA, encoded by the exons ATGAAGCTTGACCAAATCTTCAACTCTTACGATTATGAGGATGATGATAAGGTGCTTATGGCTTCCTTGGTGTTTGAAGGTTATGCTATGAATTGGTGGAATCAAATCACCATGGACATAGCTAGAAGAAGGCGATTGCCAATTTCTACATGGGAGCAATTAAAGGTATCTATGAAGGAAAAATGTGTGCCTCCTTATTATAAAAAACAGATCTTCAACAAATTACAACGACTTACACAGGAAAATAAGAGTGTTGAAGAGTATGTTCAAGAGATGGAGGTCACCTTGATGAAAGCTGAAGTGGAAGAAACACATATGGCTACAATGGCTAGATTCTTGAATGGATTAAATAGGGAGATTCAAGATGTGGTGAAAATGCACCATTATGAGACCTTGGAGGATCTTATTCACCAAGCCACCAAAGTGGAACAACAACTCAAGAGACGAAGCGCCTATAGGAAGTCATCCACCTCATGGAGAGATACGGAGAAATATAAGAAGGAGGAAGCTACTTCTACCATTCCTAAATCTAAGGAGAAGGAGTCCTCAAATggtaaagtaacttctcaagCTAGTAATAATGATTCTTCACGTTCTAGtgcaataaaatgttttaaatgtttgggtagAGGACATATCGCAATTGAATGTCCCAACAAAAGAACTATGATGTTGTTGGCGAATGGTGAGTACATTAGTGAGCATTCCGCGGGTGAATCATCTGAATCATCTAGTAGTGATGAGGAGGAAAATGAGTGTGAAGTCCCCCCTGTGGAGGGAGATCTCTTGATGGTTAGGCGGTTGTTGGGTAGTATGAATAAAGAGGAAGATGAGACccaaagaagaaatattttccATTCTAGATGTATGGTTAAAGGAAAGGTGTGTTCACTCatcattgatggaggaagttgtACAAATGTAACTAGTAAACGGCTAGTGGAAAAGCTTGGTTTGGTGACATCTATGCACCCTAGTCCTTATACTTTGCAATGGTTGAGTAAGGATGGAGAATTGGTGGTAGATAAGCAAGTGAACATTGCTTTCTCTATTGGTAAATATGTCAATGAGGTAGTATGTGATGTGGTACCTATGGAGGCGAGTCACTTATTGttggggaggccttggcaatATGATAGAAAG TATGATGATGTCTTTCCTAAAGACATCCCTCATGGTTTACCTCCTAAAAGGGGAACTGAGTATAATATGGATCTCATTCAGGGTGCATCCCTTCCTAATAGGCTAACCTATAGGAGTAACACAGAAGAAACTAAAGAGATACAGAAGCATGAGGCGCAACTTATGGACAAAGGATCGATTCAGGAAAGTTTGAGTCCTTGTGCTATTTTAGTCATTCCG